From a region of the Gordonia sp. PP30 genome:
- the eccD gene encoding type VII secretion integral membrane protein EccD, producing the protein MAIGTAEPDLVRISILGGDTQLDLALPGDLPITALIGDVLGLLRLPEPAHDPERAGELPRWTLARIGAPPLPAEQSLSGAGVVDGELLMVHPDLPDAPGALIDDVVDGLAHLAGRQRPGWSSEAARLLGYGIAVAATLAAVIAGRTVVAAGPLVPIASGVACAALLAGVLLGHRLAVDPRSLATASCCAFLTGGLAGSFVPHGDSPGATAATAAGCALVVAVIVHRCTGVAPRLHAGLGTGATLIVLGGLLAMVLPGGPPAAAAVTAALGVLTVLLSARVAIAAGRLPLPPVPSVPPPPPDALDTDVVLDGVGALGTPAEHDPLTAIADLALVDMRSLQRRAAVASAYLTGIVAGAVVVTVAAVAGVAATCGGAIAALLFCAAVSVALLARGRVHADRAQSAILLGGGSAGLLAMLLGTGSPAIVFVGGLALGLAAFVIGVTADAHDYSPLQRRTLELAEYAVIAAILPLLCWLLDAYRAIREF; encoded by the coding sequence ATGGCGATAGGCACCGCGGAACCGGATCTGGTCCGCATCTCGATTCTCGGCGGCGACACCCAACTCGATCTGGCGCTGCCCGGCGATCTTCCGATCACCGCACTGATCGGCGACGTCCTCGGCCTGCTCCGGCTGCCCGAGCCCGCCCACGACCCCGAGCGCGCCGGCGAACTGCCCCGCTGGACGCTCGCCCGGATCGGCGCACCGCCACTGCCCGCCGAGCAATCGCTGTCCGGCGCCGGCGTGGTCGACGGCGAGCTGCTGATGGTCCATCCCGATCTGCCTGACGCACCCGGGGCGCTGATCGACGACGTCGTCGACGGCCTGGCGCACCTGGCGGGCCGGCAGCGCCCGGGATGGTCGTCGGAGGCGGCCCGCCTGCTCGGCTACGGGATCGCCGTCGCGGCCACCCTCGCCGCGGTGATCGCCGGCCGCACGGTGGTCGCCGCGGGGCCGCTGGTGCCGATCGCGAGTGGCGTCGCGTGTGCGGCCTTGCTCGCCGGGGTGCTGCTCGGTCACCGGCTCGCGGTCGATCCGCGCAGCCTCGCCACCGCGTCGTGCTGCGCATTCCTCACCGGTGGCCTCGCCGGATCCTTTGTGCCGCACGGTGACTCACCGGGAGCAACGGCGGCGACCGCGGCGGGGTGCGCACTGGTCGTCGCGGTCATCGTGCACCGCTGCACCGGGGTCGCGCCGCGTCTGCACGCGGGCCTCGGCACCGGCGCGACCCTCATCGTCCTCGGTGGACTGCTCGCCATGGTCCTGCCGGGCGGACCGCCCGCGGCGGCGGCCGTCACCGCGGCCCTCGGCGTCCTGACCGTCCTGCTGTCGGCACGGGTCGCCATCGCGGCGGGCCGCTTGCCGCTGCCACCGGTGCCGTCGGTCCCCCCGCCACCGCCGGACGCACTCGACACCGACGTGGTGCTCGACGGCGTCGGCGCCCTCGGCACGCCCGCCGAGCACGACCCGCTCACCGCCATCGCCGATCTCGCCCTCGTCGACATGCGAAGCCTCCAGCGTCGCGCGGCCGTCGCCTCGGCCTATCTCACCGGGATCGTGGCGGGGGCCGTGGTCGTCACCGTCGCGGCCGTCGCCGGCGTCGCGGCGACCTGCGGTGGGGCGATCGCCGCACTGCTCTTCTGCGCCGCGGTCTCCGTCGCACTGCTGGCCCGCGGGCGCGTGCACGCCGATCGGGCGCAGAGCGCGATACTGCTCGGCGGCGGCAGCGCCGGGCTGCTCGCGATGCTCCTGGGTACCGGATCACCGGCGATCGTGTTCGTCGGCGGTCTGGCCCTGGGTCTGGCCGCATTCGTCATCGGGGTCACCGCCGACGCGCACGACTACTCGCCGCTGCAACGCCGCACCCTGGAGCTCGCCGAGTACGCGGTGATCGCCGCGATTCTGCCGCTGCTCTGCTGGCTGCTCGACGCCTACCGCGCGATCCGCGAGTTCTAG
- a CDS encoding MFS transporter, producing the protein MTLDFRRPGTSPRRWAIAATAFAFFATMVGTTLPTALYSIYSARLSFSSLTVTVLFAVYALGVVFALLVFGRLSDQIGRRPVLLIALGCAAVSAVLFMLPPSLGLLIVARVISGFSAGFMSGAGTAAVIDLFPAARRSVGGMLAIAVNSGGLGVGNLLGGLVASFSASPLRVPFAIHLGLVVLAAAGLWLLTPRPGRQPGVRWRIQRLRVPAEIRGAFVRGVLAAGVAFSVSGVLTAVTALFLAEDLGVRNHWLAGLIVFLIFSTMALGQLAAGRVAPNRAIVGGCAGLVLAGVLLAVALGVVVLAPLVIAAVVLGVSGGFCLNGALATTVEQVPQEHRGEVSSAFFASLYVLLACPAIGVGLLGTAIGLRESGLVFAIVVAVLAVLVGAAQLRAGRRR; encoded by the coding sequence GTGACTCTCGACTTCCGCCGACCGGGAACTTCGCCGCGGCGCTGGGCGATCGCGGCGACCGCGTTCGCGTTCTTCGCGACCATGGTCGGCACGACGTTGCCCACCGCGCTGTACTCCATCTATTCGGCACGGCTCTCGTTCTCCTCGCTGACGGTCACCGTGCTGTTCGCGGTCTATGCGCTCGGCGTGGTGTTCGCGCTGCTGGTCTTCGGGCGGCTGTCCGACCAGATCGGACGACGGCCCGTGCTGCTCATCGCCCTCGGCTGCGCGGCCGTCAGCGCCGTTCTCTTCATGCTGCCGCCGTCCCTGGGGTTGCTGATCGTGGCGCGGGTGATCTCTGGCTTCAGCGCGGGCTTCATGAGCGGCGCAGGCACGGCCGCGGTGATCGACCTGTTTCCGGCGGCCCGGCGGTCGGTCGGCGGCATGCTGGCGATCGCGGTGAACTCCGGCGGTCTGGGCGTCGGCAACCTGCTCGGCGGCCTGGTCGCGTCGTTCAGCGCGTCGCCGCTGCGAGTGCCGTTCGCGATCCATCTGGGGCTGGTCGTGCTGGCCGCCGCTGGCCTGTGGCTGCTCACCCCGCGGCCCGGCCGGCAGCCCGGTGTGCGCTGGCGGATTCAGCGTCTGCGCGTGCCCGCCGAGATCCGCGGTGCGTTCGTTCGCGGGGTCCTCGCCGCCGGGGTCGCGTTCTCCGTCTCCGGGGTGCTGACGGCGGTGACCGCGCTGTTCCTTGCGGAGGATCTCGGGGTGCGCAACCATTGGCTCGCCGGACTGATCGTGTTCCTCATCTTCTCCACGATGGCGCTGGGGCAGCTGGCGGCGGGACGGGTCGCGCCGAACCGCGCCATCGTGGGCGGGTGCGCCGGTCTGGTGCTGGCGGGTGTCCTGCTGGCGGTCGCCCTCGGCGTGGTGGTTCTCGCGCCGTTGGTGATCGCGGCGGTGGTGCTCGGCGTGTCCGGTGGCTTCTGCCTCAACGGTGCGCTGGCCACCACGGTGGAACAGGTGCCGCAGGAGCACCGCGGCGAGGTCTCGTCGGCGTTCTTCGCATCGCTGTATGTGCTGCTGGCCTGTCCGGCGATCGGCGTGGGGCTTCTCGGGACGGCGATCGGCCTGCGCGAGTCGGGTCTGGTCTTCGCGATCGTGGTCGCGGTGCTGGCCGTGCTGGTCGGTGCGGCGCAGCTTCGCGCCGGGCGCCGCCGCTGA
- the mycP gene encoding type VII secretion-associated serine protease mycosin: MRAAAAVSAAGILAAAVTTGPAAALPPAQVAALVAVDAQPVGPPQPTRQRTRCARGAPATTDLTALPPGHVLLDLPGAWRFSRGAGVTVAVIDTGVTPHGRLPRLSGGGDYVSAGDGLTDCDLHGTVVAGIIAGRSSAADGFAGVAPEATVVSIRQSSGAYDAVSRESSDAPAVGAGYGPLSTLAKAIIRAVEAGAGVINISETACAPSGSGIDDDAIASALDLAHRRDAVVVAAAGNVADTGSCREQNPLAAASESLAYAGVTTVATPARFGPAILTVGAVDTATGLPADFSLRGPWVSVAAPGTRIVGLAAGRPIDALDGADGPRPLAGTSYAAAYVSGVAALVRAAFPRLSADEVIDRIVRTARGGSAGDQAIGAGLVDPVAALTAQLPAGDSLPDPRTGKDVAAPEPKRPDHTASTAVTTTLALGTALLAAVFALTRAARPRD, from the coding sequence ATGCGAGCCGCCGCCGCGGTGAGCGCCGCGGGAATCCTCGCCGCCGCCGTCACGACCGGGCCCGCCGCCGCACTGCCACCCGCGCAGGTCGCCGCTCTCGTCGCGGTCGACGCGCAACCGGTCGGTCCGCCGCAGCCGACCCGGCAACGTACCCGGTGTGCTCGCGGCGCACCGGCCACCACCGATCTCACCGCGCTTCCGCCCGGGCACGTGCTGCTCGATCTGCCCGGCGCCTGGCGGTTCAGCCGAGGCGCCGGCGTCACGGTGGCGGTCATCGACACCGGTGTCACCCCGCACGGGCGGCTCCCCCGGCTCAGCGGCGGCGGCGACTACGTCTCGGCCGGTGACGGCCTGACCGACTGCGACCTGCACGGCACGGTGGTCGCCGGGATCATCGCGGGCCGGTCGTCGGCCGCCGACGGCTTCGCGGGCGTCGCCCCGGAGGCCACCGTCGTCTCGATCCGGCAGTCCAGCGGCGCCTACGACGCGGTGTCCCGGGAATCGTCCGACGCGCCGGCGGTCGGCGCCGGTTACGGGCCGCTCTCGACGCTCGCGAAGGCCATCATCCGGGCCGTCGAGGCCGGTGCCGGCGTCATCAACATCTCCGAGACCGCTTGCGCTCCCAGTGGTTCCGGTATCGACGACGACGCGATCGCCAGCGCGCTCGATCTCGCCCACCGGCGCGACGCCGTCGTCGTGGCCGCCGCGGGGAACGTCGCCGACACCGGGTCGTGCCGGGAGCAGAATCCACTCGCGGCGGCCTCGGAGAGCCTGGCCTACGCCGGGGTGACGACCGTCGCCACCCCGGCCCGGTTCGGTCCGGCGATCCTCACCGTCGGGGCGGTGGACACGGCCACCGGCCTGCCTGCCGACTTCAGCCTGCGCGGGCCGTGGGTCAGCGTCGCCGCACCGGGCACCCGGATCGTCGGGCTCGCCGCCGGCCGCCCGATCGACGCCCTCGACGGCGCGGACGGCCCGCGCCCACTGGCCGGGACCAGCTACGCGGCCGCCTACGTCTCCGGTGTGGCGGCCCTGGTCCGGGCGGCGTTCCCCCGGCTGTCCGCCGACGAGGTGATCGACCGGATCGTACGCACCGCGCGCGGCGGCTCGGCCGGTGATCAGGCGATCGGCGCCGGCCTCGTCGATCCGGTCGCCGCCCTCACCGCACAGTTGCCCGCCGGCGACTCACTCCCCGACCCGCGCACCGGTAAGGACGTCGCCGCGCCGGAACCGAAGCGGCCCGACCACACCGCCTCGACCGCCGTCACCACCACTCTCGCCCTCGGCACGGCACTGCTCGCGGCGGTGTTCGCCCTGACACGCGCGGCCCGTCCACGCGACTGA